ATGGGGTTGGAAGCAGAAGTAGCAGTGGAGCAAACTCTGGAGCATGATAGATGGATAGATTGAATTGGAAGCGGTAATTGAACTGGAGTCTAGCCCGgagaggtggtggtgggttgggatgggagaggaagaagaaaaaaaagggaaggaaattttttttttttttttgtatgttttgtatattttgaagtgGGTAGGTAAAAAACATAGagaagttttttggggttcctgtagcaaaagttgttaaaaaactagtaggtaaaaaatttgCTTAAAAACCTGACTTCCAAACAGGCCTGTATTTGGGACTGACACCGGTTTATTTCCCTTCGCCTTATTTGGGatcaatactttttttttttttatttcccaACAAGAGTTCCCTTTGATTTTCTCAATCTATATTAGAATTATCGGATTTAATTTTAAGCACTTGTATTATTACAACAAATAAACGTTTTTTCAACACCTAAGGGAGTTTTGAAAATGGTAAGTTCACAATCCTCAAAatagacctttttttttttttttaatgacaaAAGAGATTGTACAAGTGAAATATATTGAGATATCGTATTTAAAATATCTATTTATGACCAAACAACCCCTCTTGCATATGTAATCTCTTTTGGACTATTCCGATCGCATGTTACACTTAGCCGTCAACGAAGAACTACGAAAATGTTACGAGCCTTAATTTctcttttctgcaattttttaaaCAGCAATCAGGCCTAATTTTCTATTAGTACTAACCTGGCTTCCCTATTTATAATTTTGTTGAACATTTTCTCCAATTACAAagtaatattaatgtatatttgtTCTATTGTAGCACTAGTATCTATTTTAACGATAAGAGTTATAAACGAGTTGAATTAAATCGAATCGAATCGAATTTTGGTTGAGTCGAGTCGAGTATGAACTTAATTCTACTAAAATCGAACTCAAATTTGAACTCGACGAGTTTTCAATGTAAAACTCGAGTTTGACCCAAACTCGAGTttgagtttaaaaaataaaaaaaataattattttatttttaaaaatgaataaaataataaatttttaatgaataataaaatattatagatgtataagtaattttattgttaaaataaaaaataaatatataaacacaaTCAAGTTAACTCACAAGATAATGAAGCAAGTATTTTTGAGTTCAAATTCTACTTGATCAACTTGAACTCAAGCTCCGTTAACACCGATGTCGAGTTGAACTTTGATTCAAGCGATTCATGAGTAGCTCAGCTCGTATTCAACCTTAAGTATGATATCTTTACGTCGGAGAGGTAAACCAAATATGAATGACATGACGCACAAAGGCCATCATGCTTTATTTCAATTAGCAAAGTAGTTTGGTCTGTCCAAAAAATTCAATACTTCATTCATTCAACCAAGCAATTCCATTTtctagttgattttttttttcaattcatcaATTGGGATTTCTGGTTTTTTAATGACTATGATTAATTAACCAAATTGCGATTTCCAGTATTTTTGTAATCAATAGCAAATTTGATTGAACAAATGGTCTATAGCTTCAAATTGAGTTATGGACCATAATATTGAAATATTCCTTAATTTCAAGAGATATGAATAATACCACATAAGAATAGGTGGAATTTTgagtaattaaataaaaaagtaaattgaaattgatgatgacCTCAAAGACATGTATTATTCGCTTTAAGAAATGTTAGCTGAAAAAAATGCTAAATAAGAATTGGTGATTCATGTTATTTACCTTTAAGTATTATTGAACAAAATTTCAATTGATCCAAATAATTCACATTTGAAACTCACTCCGTagattcaaataaaaataaattttgttattgCAATTTACAAGTATCTCAATTGGTAACTATTCGAAAATGACATTATAAACTTATCTCAATCGGTAATCATTCGAGAATGGTATCATAAACTTTAACGTATCATTTATTGTAACTTAATTTCTTATTTATAAGCTGGTTTGATgaattattagttagatgtgcactgaagaaaaaaatgatttaattgacaaaacaatagaaaaacaagaaaatgaaaagccCAATACTAAAAAATTAAGgttaaacagaaaaaaaaaaaaaaaaggaagaagaaaaaaaagagggttTGGTTTGGTCAGCACTGGACACGAGGGAGATGCTTGGAAAATTGAAAAGCTAACCAACTGTTAGCAAATTTTGACTTAACCGACCAACTAACCAACATGGACCCGCGACCAAACCCAGACTCGATTCCAACTCATCCGTCACCGTCAGAGCCACCACCACCATCACCGTTGCCATCGCCGCAAGTTCTCCACCAGTCCGACGCAGACGAAGACGACGAAAACGTCAAGCAGCTTCAAGAATGCTCTTCTCTCTACCTATCCTTACAGGTTCTTtactttttgcttcttttttttttttaaaatttaaaatctgatAAAATCTTAAACCCTAGACCCTAAAATTGATAAACTAAATAATTGCAGGATTGTCTTATCAAAAGTAACCGAAATTGGAAAGCTTGCCAAACAGGTGCTAGGCTTATTGTTATCATCCAATTGTTAAAGTTTCTTATTTtgttcctccttttttttttgtttaactttttaattatttatgttattcattttatttaaatattgaGCAGAAGTTCAAGCATTGAAAGAGTGCAACGAAAGAAGAAAGAGTAGCAAAAAGAAATGAGGATGACGCTGACGATGAGGAGCTGgttcatttaaatttttcatttttatgaaATGAGTGACCAAAGGATTTAATTGAAAGGGTACACTTCATTCTTCAGTTCAGTTTTTGGATCATTTTTTGTTGAGTTTTTGTGATGGATGAGTAATTCTTTGTTTGGAATATGACATTTATAtaaggagaagaaatgaaaaacTATTGAAACTAATTGTATTCAATTATGGACAAAACCAATGAAGAAAGACAAATTTGTGGAATTACATTTTCCttaatttgctttttttttttttcttttgttctctgtGTATGATTATATACGAAGCTCCTCATTGAAGAAGACCTTCAGAAATGAAAAGCTAgcatcttttttctctttttttttttttttttttttgaaaaattccaGCAGTTCTGCTGAAGTAATTGAGTTTCAGAGTTAGGATGACCTAATGGAATTTACATGCTAGAGTAAATTTTGTTGTTGCTACACTATTGTGTTTTGAGATGAGGAAATTGGATAGTGGGATCCCAGTTCCTATGATGACAAATGCAATCTAAGAACTATATTGGTTACTTCAATCACAACGTCTAAGAATCTATGAAAGCATGAGCTTTCTCAATTGTACTCTTTTTTAAGTTCCCTACATGGCATCTTGCGTGTGGTTGTATATAAAATGGACTTTATTTTTGGGTAAACAAAGCAAAGATAGCAGCAATAGCAAAGAAGCCAAGTGCCAGATCAGGATGAAGATATGCTAGGAGGATAGCTGATAACATACTACGAAGGAAGAGCGTAGAAGATAAGGAACATGTGCAGAAGAAACACAACAAAGAAGGATAAGTTTCATATGTTTAGAAGCATGCAGTCTCATATTACATTGCACAGAGACTAGGCTATTACACGATCAAGCAGAAGAATTTGCAGGGATGAACTTAACCGAGATGCTATTGACACAGTGTCGTTCGTCTGTGGGAGTCTTGTACCCCTCTCCTTTAAAAACATGACCTAGATGTCCACCACAAGCAGTGCAGGTAATCTCTGTCCTCCTTCCATCTGGATCTGGCTGAGAAGTTTCCATTTCATTTTAACGTTTAGCAACATGTGCATGGAGCTGGAAGGGTTAATGACAGACAATAGTTAGCATCACTCACAGAGCGGGTAATAGCCCCTGGGAAACCTTCATAGAAAGCAGGCCAACCACAGCCGGAGTCGAACTTTGTTGTAGATTTATAAAGTGGCGTTCCACATCCACCACAGTTATACACCCCTTCACCAAAAAGCTTATCGTATTCCCCAGTTCCACGCAATCTGTATATCATTGCATTGTGTCAGCAAAGCATAACCCAAGCAAATGTCAAGAACTGAGGGACGTAACATTGTCCAAGTGTCCATGGCAAGCTGGATATGCATCTGGTATGTTGGAGTATTCATAAGGTCTACCTCCTCTTTCTCTAAGCAAGGGACACTTTGAAAGTATTGGCTCGTAGACCATTATAAAACTAGGCTGCAAGCACAGGCCATCAGCATAGAAAGAAGAACATTTCAAAAATGTCTCCACATCTTACATTCATCCAGTGCCGCTGCATTAGCTAATTTATCAGTATTGATTTGTAGATATTCTAGTACAACCAATGCATTTTAAGGAGTAATTTTCTTGCTTCAGTCTAACCCATATATGGCTCCTGTATTGTGCATTCTATTCATCTTTACATTCTATTCAATTACGCTTTTGGCTTAATCTTTCTTATTCCCTGGTTTAATATAGAAGAAGTGGAAACCTGAATCATAACATGCTGAGGGTTTCGATACAAGTAGGTACTAAATTACAGAGAGATTTATTAGGCTGgtaaaaatgtcatcaatcctGCACATAGACCTGCTACCATTTGGCCAACCTCCTCAGCCACTCAAATAAAACagtttaataataaaaataattgaaCACAAGGTTCCCAGCCCCTATAATCAGAAGAGCTATGATCCTGTTAAAGTCCTCCATTAGCTACAGGCTATACCACAaagttcatattttttttccccGGTGGAAAAGGGGGAGGGAATGGGGGCACTCTTGCACGATAAAAACAGAAGAAAGATGTGGAAGGAATATCATCATTTGCTGAGCAAAACCGTGATATCAAAATTGTAAACAAATTAAGCAACATTAATTAGAAACCTGGTCCATAGTAACAGTGAAAAATCCAATTATCACATGCCAAAAAGATCAAGATTATTAACAGGATTAATCAAACAAAGCACAAGGTAAGTGAAAGTCATCCCATTTAAGTCAATAACATTATTTAAAAGACACAAGAAAAAGCAAAGCAAATACTTCTTGTTTCAGTAAAGTGACCAGTCTTTTATCCATGCCCAGAATACTGAAATGAACAAGAGACATAAAGAATGTGCGGAAATTACTCGGTGCCCTTTTGGCGAAGGATGTGGAACTGTTCAGGGGTGAGAATGGCCTGCCATTCCTCCTCTGATTTGTGAACTGAAGTGAGCATTGCTGCTGCTGCCATGGCTCCTCACGGCTTCGCTTTCCGATGAATCTAGACAGGTTCACTTTCGGACAATGAGGGGAGATTAGGAACAATTGGGCAGTTAACATATTTGTGGCTGAAATGCATGTGGACAGATTAGTGGACTCAAGGGGGGTTCTATGGGAAATATCAGCATTTATACACAGGTCCCCAAGTATCTGGGATTTTACGAACCATTTTGGAATGATGATTgtagtcatacaagtacaatcACTTATGCACAATGTACAGCTCGTTCGAAGTTCGAAGGGCTTAAACTTTTATTTGGCTTGTTGTCTTTAGATTGTAGATTTTGTAGAAACTGATTATGGGGAAAAAAATATTGAGAGTAATCGAATTAGTTAAAGCTATTGCTGataaattgttaattttaaacttttttgtctattgaaaaaatctaaaattaagtgcaaaagtaaataaaattacCAATAAAAATACTTGTCCAAAATCAGTTGAAATAATTAAACCACAACAAGCAGGCGACTGTTGGCCATAGTCCATattaagcattttttttttgaattttccaTTATGGGTCCGTTTGGTTGGACATGGAAGTTATTTTCCTGAAAAATCACTTCCTTCCCCATAATTTTTTCAGTGTTTGGTtattaagtgaaaatattttccaaattccttttttcataattttccggtgtttggtttgccaataaaaatattttctgatatgtttgttgatatgttgcaaatatttttctactctcaaaacattcatttcattacaagttaattttaatttctatccattataatcatattatcatttctataaaatatttattcatattacACCATTAATTCTTAAATGGAATTATTAATGATACTAATGAATTGGAGGGGAAAGAAGAGTTAAAAATCAAACGAAAATCTAGCTGAACACTATTCTTTATTGGTATAGTATCATGTCATTATGTTGTTCCTttgaaaagggagaaaaacCTAAATGCAAAGAATCCTATATTGAAATATAAACCAAGAATTCAGCTTCAGAATCAAAAACCTTATTCATGGTACAGAATTAGAACCATCGGTACATACAAGCACTCTAATCAAGCCTAGAGTGACTAAAATCCCAATTTTCTTACTTGTGTCAAAAACCTGCCGAGCCATATCAATCTGGCCAGACAAACAATAGACATGGATCAAAGATTGCTGAACAAATTCAATAGAATCAAAACCAAATTTACATATGTGGGCATGTGTTCCTTTCCCACATTCCAACGGAAAATCTCGATTAAACCCCTTGAGCAAGAAGGGGAATGTGTAGTTATCTAGTTTCACGTTCTTCTCTAACATCTTCTTGTACAAAACAATTGCATATTCAGGATAACAGGTTTGGGAATAACCCTTTATCATTGTATTCCAGAGGAAGACATTTGGTTCGAGAATTGTTTCAAATACGCGGCGAGCATAATCCATGTCACCAGCATCTTTGGCGCAACTAAAAGAAATGATTTTTGAATACGCTGAAACGTCTAAAGCTAAGCCTTTCTGGATAGCTAGGGAGTGAATTTGCTTAGTTGGTCCAGGGTTTTGCTGTTTTGGAAGAGATAACCCAGATTTTGATGGGCTCTTGGAGCGGGTATGTAGGCTACGAATTGGGTAAGCGGTAGAAACTGAgataaaataaaggaaaaatcgtccaaaacgtccctcacattttgtaaaatgacttttttcgttcctcacttttaaaagtgtaattttatggtctttacatattcacatcggtcaaatttagtccctaactaggtttccgatcattttttagtcggaatccatcatgtgcaaggcacgtgatcattttgaagggtaaatttgtcaaattatattttacataatctgatctatagtcctccacattttataaaataaattttttcgtccctcacattttataaaatgattttttcatccctcacatttcacaaaatgaatttctccatccctcacatttcaaaaaatgaatttttcatttctcactaattatgtgtgtgaatacatttttttttaaacacatgtatatgtctattgcttaataataatagcataaatacatgtatgtaattgggcccaacttgtggaCTATCTTctatttttgtatgattatgactaatatttaccaatagaatcttaatttgcatattcttattgtattttgaccgaaaatagctttattggtCAACTTGACAATGAATGTAAGATTTtttactaactaatactagatgaaatcaaatgatcacgtaTAATATATTGTATTCGTGttgttaagtgaaatcaaatagacacatacatatatttatgctattcgtattattaaccaaaatcaaatagacatatacatgtgtttaaacaaaatgtattcacacacaactatatatatatattttttagggtttccctttcacacataattagtgagagaTGGAAATATTCATAAAATAAATAGTCTTTTTGACAGTTCGATTGTCCACAAGAGAGGATAAATGGTCTTTGTCGGAGTTGGAGATGCCACCGGCGAAGAAGAGATTTGTTTGCTGATGAGATGTCGCTGGAGATGGTTTGTTATCACTGCCGAAGAAAAGATTGGTTTTTATCGATGGTTCCTTGCTAGAGGCTGTGAAAAGAAGACTGCTTTACGAAAGGAAAATAACTTCACAACAATGATAGATAAGGAAGTTATTTTCCTCCGTGGGTGTAACTTATTTTCTGTCAGAAATTATTTTTCCAAATTAATTGACAATCAGAcaatgaaaaatatgaaaaatgtttTCCAAAAAACATTTTCCACCCAAACAAACACAGACCCTATATGATGCAAAATTGATGTTGCATTTTCATAAGAGTGTTCGTGATTTGATAACGATTTTATTAAGCCAACTAATCCAAGTGCTACAAATGTATTGAAAAGTTTGAATAGGTGAAATTCGAATCAATTCACAATCTAAGGTGTTGAAATCAGCATTAAATGAAACCTTGAGCCTAACAAAATGAAGAGTACCACCAATTCTCTTCCATGTGAGATCTAAGATGGGCCAGAAAAGCCCAAAAAAATTGGGTTTTGTAGCCAACGACCGATGCCTTACAATGGAAAAGctcactatatatatatatatatatatatatgtatacatatatgtgtgtgCGTGCGTGTTTGTGTGTGTACATCCATCATCCGAAACGACAGCGTTTGATGTGGCGCATCCTCCATAAAGGAAAATTTCTTTGTCCCcccaaattaaataaaaaagctTCCCATCAGCTTGGCTCTCTCTGCAGTTTAAAACCCCTCCAATCCCTCACCTGAAGCTAGCCCAGAACAGTGTAAACTCGCAAATTCCCCTCCAGAAACAAGCAAttcggggaaaaaaaaaattaatcttatTGGTTACAAAATCAAGTGTATATGCAAAAACCCATGTGAGATATGTATATATTCATGTTGCCATAAGCTCCTGAAACTTGAGAGAACGACAATATGTCTTTTGGTGGGGGATTTGGAAAGGACTCAGGTCCTGCTGCACCAAGAAACCAAACCCCATTTGGAAATTTCCCTAGGCCTCCTTCCCCAGCTCAACCCTTTACTAGATCCCCCGGGTAACTTCCCTTAATCTTTCTGTAATACATGTGCTTGTGTTTGTGAAGTTATGAACTATTGTTCTATGATTCAgttagttttgttttggtgTTGTTTAGGTATCTTAATTTATGGTtgatatttgataatttaaagTCCAAGGTAGTTTAATTACCCcaagatttgattttttattttttattttggtggtGATTCTTGTTGGAGCTGTAGAAACTATTGTAGGACTCTGAGAATTGTACGTGAGAGAGTGTGGGCGTGCGTGCGTGCGTGCGTgcgtgtgtgagagagagagagagagagagactgtGTGCTGTGACTTAATTAATTTGGTTTTATTGTGTTCTtcgttcatgtttatttttcattttggataTGTGCTCCTTTGTCCGGACTCTTGGTGGTTTATGTGGAGGTATGCAAGCACTTCATTATTTTCCAGAATGGCATAAGACTTGCATCCCTTGTTAAGGTCCTTCGTTGCCAGCCAATATGAGAAGTGATTGATTGATGTCTAAAATATGAGAGCAAAAATTATGTCTTCCTGATAGAATTTTTAGTACAGAATGGCATAAGACTTGCATCCCTTGTTAAGGTCCTTCGTTGCCAGCCAATATGAGAAGTGATTGATTGATGTCTAAAATATGAGAGCAAAAATTATGTCTTCCTGATAGAATTTTTAGTAAACTTTACCACTGTGGTCTTGGCCATCAGGTATTCCACTATACGGATTATTTGCAGGATGACAGacatcattttgtttgtcattttTAGGAATACTTTTTCAAGGAGTTTTAGTAGCAATTGCATGTTAGTGCTCTCACCTTTCAAAGCATGTACTGTCAGTTTAGGTTAATACTTCTGGTCTCTAACAAATTAGTGTCAATCATGCCTAAGTTGCTCACATTGATTAATAGTTGATCTTGCTTTTATTGCAAGTATTCGTTCTCAAGTATGGAGTGCATATCTGCTGCTGCtaataaaagtttttttttttgggttgaaatAGAGAACCTGAAactttcaagaaaattaattcACGCCCTTCGGCTTTTGAAAGCCGACGCTTGGTGACGAGTCCATCTCGACCATCTGCAGAATTTTCAAGGTATTTATACTTTTTTTGGACATGCTTTCCATGTTATTTAATTTGGGATGGCTGTTGATAATGTGGGTACCTTCAAATGATTTTGGAATTAAGTCATAAGTGATAGAAAAAGAGTCTATTGGTATACCTTTCAGTGATATAATTATGGTGTCGCATATTCAGATCCTTGTATGAAATCCCTGGGTTGAATAATAGGGTGGTTATCCAATTTTAATAGTACCAAATGAAACTTTTTGTTCGTTCTATCTTTTTCATTCTTTGTTCTTGAGCTAGTGCTTGCCTTTAATGCTTTTCAATGGCATTATGTTATATGCCATGCTTTTATTTGCTAGGATGAccaaataaagaagaaaaatcattgaaaatatttcttcttgtcATACTGATGGATGAATATTTTCTCTAGACCCAGTCAATCTGCTCATACGTGGAGCAATGGCCAAAAGTTTTCTTACAAAGACTATGATGCTCCGGTTGATGAAAGCATTGCAACAGTAGTGCCCTTTGTTCCTTCAAGTACTTTTACACCTAGTGTTCCTGCTAAAGGTTCTCAATTTCAAGATACCAGGACAACCGTATCACCTACTTTGGTGGCTTTTGATGAAGAGATTTTGAGAAGATCCATAGATGTTAGAGGAAGgtaatcctttcttttttttctgatttactGTGTTTCTTGTTCCATATGCTGTTAAAAGTTGCAATTATCTTTTGAACTCAACACCACTATACCAACAGACATATTGTTTCCCTAATGCGATGGGTAGTTAGTTCTGTATAGGAAAATTTTGTATTGGTGTGGATTGACATATTGATGGAACTTCATGAACAGTTAAGTTGCTAAGTTTGCAACGAAAGTAAGTTATTAATGTAATTCCAAATCCGTGTTGCTTAATCACAAGTACCGAAGGAATTAAAACTTTTTGAAGTTATAATACCTCCATTTTCTGTACATTTTTAAGTCAAAACCTCTGAGTTTCATATCAAATATGCTTGATTTTGTCAGATCTTACATGGTCTCTGTTTTGTTTCTACTGGAGCATCTGCTTGGGGATACTTCATGATGCCTTCACATAGAATTTTCTAacttgtttttctccttttggtAGTCATGCAGGTTTTCTTCCTAAAAGTCAGAGCGACTTGTTTCCACAGCAAATGCAATCACCTCCTCTGCCTTTACTGGGAAACCCCTATGCTGAGGGTGCTGGCCCTCCATTTAGTGAAGTTCAACTGTAAGTTTGGTCTTTGGCATCTAAAACTTGCTAGTTGTTCAGCAAAATGTATGCAGCATTGTTCAGGACCAACATAGCATAGAAATCTATATTATTTAGTCTAATATAAAAAGAACATTAGAAAAGTAGAAATAAACTGGTACAAAGAATTAAGATTTTATTGGGGAGTCATCGGTCCTAGAAGGGAGTTAAATTCTATTTCTTTCACTTTTGTTCTTCCATTCAATACTAAAATGAGATACCCATCTCTCAtactaaaaggaaaaaggaaatgagGAAATGagaaattaataaatttagaatGTAGTAATAGTAATGGGATCCataaatttccaaaaaataGTTTCATTTAGTTCAGGGAACAAGACAATTTGTAAACTTCTACTCTGATTACTATAAACAATTCTGCTTTCTTCATTAAGCAGGTCTGCTTTGTCTTCCAACATGTGGGGCGACCAGTCAAAGTCGTCGGGGGATTTGACCAGCCTGCTCACTCAACCAGTTATATCTTCTGTCTCTGCAAATGCTACTTATGATTCTAGAAGAAAGTCCCCAAACAGGCATGTGGACTCTCAGGTTTCCAAGCGAAGCAGGTCGCCAAATTTTTCCACCAGTAATGGTGGCCCCTTAGAGGATTCTTCACACCTTCAAAATTCCCGGAGGTATACAAGAAAAGCTTATTTTATTGTATCTTTTAGTCTATCGTGGGATCATTTTCTAGCAGCAGGCTAGTCTGACCTTTTTGTGAAGGGTCTTCTGCACAACTATAGCTCTCTAATTGTTTTGATGAGACTTGTGTACTTCAGCCATTAGATCATATAGGAGCTCTTTTGCAATGGTTTTCTGCAGTTATCTGCTCTCTAGATTTGCAGATATGGGTGAATAATGGAGATTAATAAGTCCCGAATTTGTGGTTGAGAAGTGGGAAAAGTGAAATAACATTGTCAGTAAACAGGAGATAAGTCTGCTTATCTCGATTACATAAGTAATGCTAAATCACATGCAGTAATACATGTAGTGCTTGACATTAATGCTTTTGGATTTCGCATCTGAGTGATATCCTGAGAAGAATATTGAGAGACatgaatgaaaattttaatGGGCAAGACCAGACCTTGTTGACAAAACTAAATGGGACTGATGTCTGGAAATTGTTGCAACTCCAGAAGATAGTGAAGTTCTTTGTACAGTTTCAAGCTGCAGAGATCcttatatttctttttgctaGATTTGTCACAAGTTTCTCCTTTCTGTTGTTTAAGATGTATGCTGGACATGCATTAATGAACTACCAATTCTCATTTCAAGGCCTTCTACATCACCTCCCAAACCAAGGCTGAGTGCTCAGTATGTGCCTTCTGGTTCTCAAAGTCGTCAAGAATCTTCAACATCAGGGCACCTCAATAAACCAGAAGTAGTTGCAAATAAGCCTATGACCTTTCCAGCTGCCAAAAAAACCAAATTGCCTTCCTCATCAACATTAGATCAAATCTTTCGGGAAACTTTCAATTCCCCGGAGGATGAGATAAATCGGTATTACATTCCATTCAACTTAAGTTTTTAATTCCTtctaatttttacattttttctttACTAAGGCTTGTTATTCACAGAGAGTTGCAAGCCAAAGCAAAGCGGTTGATGCGATTCAAGGATGAATTGACACAACCAACGGAAAATGATCTAGTTTCCAAAAATCAAAGCTTTTCTGTGAAAAGACAGCATCCAGTTATGATGGAGAAGCGGAAGTTAAATGGGGAAGATGCAGTTAATATGATACAGGATTCCTATAATGGTCATCTCCCTTCTGATTACGATGGCCTGGATTCATCTGGAATTATAACTGGATTGTGTCTTGATATGTGCCCAGGTATGTCCTTGACTTGCCATCTTGCACTCTATTAGAAATTAAAATTGTGACTGTACCTGAAGGCCATTGGACAAACCACATTCATTGAACCTTGtccatgaaaaaatgaaaaagtaaaagGTTCAAGTAAATTGTgactgatttttcaaaattagggATGGGAAAATAGTTTAACATTGCTCCTTTTAAATGTAGTTTTTGGAAGAGCATTGATGTGATCAAGCGGCATTTAGCTTTAATGCAACTTTCAATTGGAAATCTACAGCAAGAAGCAATTGATACATGCAATTTCTTTGTTAACATGTGATTCCATCGGAAAGGTTCTCTACCCAGAGATGAACTCTCCTAGCTTTTTAGAAATAATGCTTGTGCACATATTCATTGATTCAGCTTTCAACTGTCCACTATGAATTTTTAATCAAGTCAATTGTAAGTTGAATATGCTCTTTGTTCTTGTATTTTAGAGTCAGAGAGAGcagaaagagaaaggaaaggagATCTTGATCAGTATGAACGCTTGGATGGGGATAGAAATCAAACTAGCATATTGCTTGCTGTTAAAAAGGTACATCTATTGAATCCTGAGTGGTCAACCAAACTTTTTGTCTGTCGTCATTTGTTTCAGGAAGTGCATCTGTA
This region of Coffea arabica cultivar ET-39 chromosome 3c, Coffea Arabica ET-39 HiFi, whole genome shotgun sequence genomic DNA includes:
- the LOC113734036 gene encoding peptide methionine sulfoxide reductase B5-like; this translates as MAAAAMLTSVHKSEEEWQAILTPEQFHILRQKGTELRGTGEYDKLFGEGVYNCGGCGTPLYKSTTKFDSGCGWPAFYEGFPGAITRSPDPDGRRTEITCTACGGHLGHVFKGEGYKTPTDERHCVNSISVKFIPANSSA